Proteins from a single region of Drosophila biarmipes strain raj3 chromosome 3R, RU_DBia_V1.1, whole genome shotgun sequence:
- the LOC108025226 gene encoding serine/arginine-rich splicing factor 1B codes for MGSRNECRIYVGNLPPDIRTKDIQDLFHKFGKVTFVDLKNRRGPPFAFVEFEDARDADDAVKARDGYDYDGYRLRVEFPRGGGPGSYRGGNRNDRSRDGGGRMGGRGPPAKRSQYRVMVTGLPASGSWQDLKDHMREAGDVCFADTYKDGSGVVEFLRHEDMKYAIKKLDDSRFRSHEGEVAYIRVREDSGDNDRSGGGGGGSGGGGGGGGGGGSRDYRDRSRSRSFSSRPRRRGTPTYSPVRRQSYSRSRSRSNY; via the exons ATGGGATCCCGCAACGAGTGCCGCATATACGTGGGCAACCTACCGCCAGACATCCGCACGAAGGACATCCAGGATCTGTTCCACAAGTTCGGCAAAGTTACATTTGTGGACCTAAAGAATCGGCGTGGGCCgccatttgcttttgttgAGTTCGAAGATGCGCG CGATGCCGATGATGCGGTGAAGGCGCGCGACGGCTACGACTACGACGGGTACCGCCTACGCGTGGAATTCCCACGGGGCGGTGGTCCGGGCAGCTATCGCGGCGGCAACCGCAACGACCGCAGCCGCGACGGCGGTGGACGCATGGGCGGACGCGGACCTCCGGCCAAGCGCTCGCAGTACCGCGTCATGGTCACCGGACTGCCCGCCTCCGGATCGTGGCAGGATCTCAAGGATCACATGCGCGAGGCCGGCGACGTCTGCTTCGCGGACACCTACAAGGACGGGTCCGGCGTTGTGGAGTTCCTGCGCCACGAGGACATGAAGTACGCCATCAAAAAGCTGGACGACTCGCGCTTCCGTTCGCATGAG ggcGAGGTTGCCTACATTCGCGTTCGCGAGGATAGCGGCGATAACGATCGCAGtggtggtggcggcggtggcagcggtggaggtggtggcggcggtggtggaggtGGAAGCCGTGACTACCGCGACAG ATCTCGCTCGCGTTCGTTCTCGTCAAGACCGCGTCGTCGGGGCACACCAACCTACTCCCCAGTGCGACGTCAATCTTATTCCAGGTCTCGCTCTCGCTCTAACTATTAA